In Planctomycetaceae bacterium, a single window of DNA contains:
- a CDS encoding HesA/MoeB/ThiF family protein — MAHSASLTDDEMARYEWQMWSPDLGKEGQERLKASTVLVSRVGGVGGTVACYLAAAGVGRILITHAGNVKPGDLNRQILMTTDWLGKPRVESACRRLRALNPEIEIIGLAENINRSNASGLVKQSSVGVDAAPLFEERFAMNDACLEWKRPLVECAMFDFTAQLTTLIPGKTACLRCLYPEVPEEWKREFPVLGAVSGTVACMAAVEVIKLITGIEAPLAGEILLMNLRSMSFRKLPILRRPDCRFCGNISL, encoded by the coding sequence ATGGCCCATTCGGCTTCATTGACCGATGACGAAATGGCCCGATACGAGTGGCAAATGTGGTCACCTGATCTCGGTAAGGAAGGGCAGGAGCGGCTCAAGGCATCGACGGTTCTGGTTTCCAGGGTTGGAGGTGTGGGGGGAACCGTTGCCTGCTATCTGGCGGCTGCCGGCGTTGGTCGGATTCTCATTACTCATGCCGGCAATGTGAAGCCAGGTGACTTGAATCGACAGATTCTGATGACGACGGACTGGCTGGGTAAACCACGCGTTGAGTCAGCCTGTCGCAGGCTTCGCGCACTGAATCCGGAGATCGAAATCATCGGACTGGCTGAAAACATCAATCGGTCAAATGCTTCGGGATTAGTCAAACAATCCAGCGTAGGTGTAGACGCGGCACCGTTATTTGAAGAACGGTTTGCTATGAATGATGCATGCCTTGAATGGAAGCGTCCATTGGTTGAATGTGCGATGTTTGACTTTACCGCACAACTCACCACTTTGATTCCCGGCAAGACTGCCTGCCTGCGATGCCTCTATCCTGAGGTGCCTGAAGAGTGGAAACGGGAATTCCCGGTACTTGGCGCAGTCTCCGGCACAGTTGCCTGTATGGCTGCGGTCGAAGTCATCAAGCTCATTACAGGGATCGAAGCCCCGCTTGCGGGTGAAATACTGCTGATGAACCTCAGATCGATGTCGTTCCGGAAGCTGCCGATCCTCCGCAGACCAGACTGCCGGTTCTGCGGGAACATTTCACTTTGA
- a CDS encoding MoaD/ThiS family protein, which translates to MISVTILLEAQLRIQAGQSEVCLEISEVQPNLASAIKLLQERYPALKLRNVLAFRNNQPVGSSGDATELAHGDTLLLMPPISGG; encoded by the coding sequence ATGATCAGTGTGACAATTCTCCTGGAAGCTCAACTGCGAATTCAGGCGGGACAATCAGAGGTTTGCCTGGAGATCTCTGAAGTGCAGCCCAATCTCGCCAGTGCTATCAAGCTGCTTCAGGAACGCTACCCGGCACTCAAGCTTCGAAATGTCCTGGCGTTCCGAAATAATCAGCCAGTTGGTAGCAGCGGAGACGCAACTGAGCTGGCTCATGGAGATACGCTTCTGCTGATGCCCCCGATTTCGGGCGGTTAG